From one Zhongshania sp. R06B22 genomic stretch:
- the lexA gene encoding transcriptional repressor LexA, with amino-acid sequence MEKLTARQSEVLQLIKDHIGETGYPPTRAEIAKQLGFKSPNAAEEHLKALARKGSIEIIAGASRGIRLPENLGLPIIGRVAAGSPILAEAHIEDYCDMPGSIFSPSADYFLRVKGDSMINAGIFDDDLLAVHRTNTVRNGQIVVARIDNEVTVKRFKQQKSKFHISLLAENPDYPPIDVDLREQDFAIEGLSVGILRRGS; translated from the coding sequence ATGGAAAAATTGACCGCCAGACAGAGTGAAGTCCTCCAGTTAATCAAAGACCATATCGGCGAAACCGGCTATCCGCCGACCAGAGCCGAGATTGCCAAACAGCTAGGATTTAAGTCACCCAATGCCGCTGAAGAGCATCTCAAAGCGTTGGCGCGCAAGGGGTCCATCGAGATTATCGCCGGTGCTTCACGCGGTATTAGGCTACCCGAGAATCTTGGTCTACCTATTATTGGTCGAGTTGCGGCCGGTAGCCCTATTCTCGCCGAAGCCCATATTGAAGATTACTGCGACATGCCTGGATCCATCTTTTCCCCAAGCGCTGATTATTTTCTCAGGGTTAAAGGGGACAGTATGATCAACGCAGGTATTTTCGATGACGACCTTCTCGCTGTGCATCGGACTAATACTGTTCGCAATGGTCAAATCGTTGTTGCACGAATCGACAATGAAGTCACGGTCAAGCGTTTCAAACAGCAAAAAAGCAAATTCCATATCTCACTACTTGCTGAGAATCCTGATTACCCACCAATTGACGTGGACCTCCGAGAGCAAGACTTTGCAATCGAAGGCCTAAGTGTTGGTATTTTACGGCGCGGGAGTTAA
- a CDS encoding ATP-binding cassette domain-containing protein: protein MPLLRAKQLQHSIGQQIVLDNAELQLEAGDRVCLLGRNGCGKSTLLRIVDGNTTVDSGEIWRQPGVKIARMEQTLDFASPEQTIYDVVADGLAGLGKVLSRYHELIHGEMGDSELKELEKLQREIEVNDGWMFQQRIDNILTRLELDADATVVSLSGGWRRRVALARALVGEPDILLLDEPTNHLDLDGILWLEQCVMSFQGCVLFVTHDRALIEKLATRIIELDRGILTNYDTNYIRYLELKEHALEVEAEQNALFDKRLAQEEVWVRQGIKARRTRNEGRVRALERMRNERSQRRVTSGSANLSVNVGDKTGKVVAELTDVTFDVPGKLLVDNLSLLVCRGDKLALIGPNGAGKTTLLRLILGELQPKSGTVKAGTKLQVAYFDQLRDRLDEDKRVVDIVGQGRDSVTINGKDRHIMSYLGDFLFSPERARSHFGVLSGGERARVQLACLFSQPANVLVMDEPTNDLDMETLELLESLLVEFSGTVLLVSHDRSFVDSVASSCLLFEGNGQISEHVGGYTEVSNYVARRAVQEKSAAASKNTAPVASSNTTSAAPAAKVRKLSYKDQRELDGLPAMIEKLETKIAKLGEVTGDPAFYQQDALKVTETLDQLSNVQLELDECMARWMELAE, encoded by the coding sequence ATGCCTTTGTTACGTGCCAAACAATTACAGCACAGTATTGGACAACAGATTGTGCTGGATAACGCAGAATTGCAATTAGAAGCTGGCGATCGCGTTTGCTTATTGGGTCGTAATGGCTGTGGTAAGTCAACATTGCTGCGTATTGTCGATGGCAATACCACCGTCGATTCGGGCGAAATTTGGCGGCAACCCGGAGTAAAAATTGCTCGCATGGAGCAAACCTTAGATTTTGCGTCGCCAGAGCAGACTATTTATGACGTCGTTGCTGATGGGCTGGCGGGCTTGGGCAAAGTTCTGAGTCGATACCACGAGCTGATTCACGGCGAGATGGGTGACAGTGAGTTAAAGGAACTGGAAAAACTGCAGCGCGAGATAGAAGTTAATGACGGCTGGATGTTCCAGCAACGCATCGACAATATTTTAACTCGCCTAGAGCTCGATGCCGATGCCACGGTGGTTAGCTTGTCGGGTGGTTGGCGTCGCCGGGTTGCCTTGGCGCGAGCCTTAGTCGGCGAGCCGGATATTTTGTTGCTTGACGAGCCGACCAACCATTTAGATTTGGATGGCATTTTGTGGTTAGAACAGTGCGTTATGTCATTTCAAGGCTGTGTGCTTTTTGTGACCCATGACCGGGCGCTAATTGAAAAGCTGGCTACGCGTATTATTGAGTTAGATCGCGGAATACTGACTAATTACGATACCAACTACATTCGTTATCTTGAGCTGAAGGAGCATGCGCTTGAAGTTGAAGCTGAGCAAAATGCGCTATTTGATAAGCGTTTAGCGCAAGAGGAAGTGTGGGTTCGGCAGGGGATTAAGGCGCGCCGCACGCGTAATGAAGGTCGTGTTCGCGCTCTGGAAAGAATGCGCAATGAGCGTTCGCAGCGACGGGTTACCAGCGGCTCCGCGAATCTCAGTGTGAATGTGGGTGATAAAACCGGCAAAGTGGTTGCTGAATTGACGGATGTGACCTTTGACGTGCCAGGTAAGTTGCTGGTCGACAATCTTTCGCTATTGGTTTGCCGCGGCGACAAACTGGCGCTTATCGGCCCGAATGGTGCGGGTAAGACCACCTTGCTGCGCCTAATACTGGGCGAGCTTCAGCCCAAGTCGGGTACCGTAAAAGCCGGTACCAAATTGCAGGTTGCCTACTTTGATCAGCTGCGCGACCGTTTAGACGAAGATAAGCGCGTTGTCGATATTGTTGGTCAGGGCCGAGACTCGGTAACGATCAACGGTAAAGATCGTCACATTATGAGCTATCTTGGGGATTTTTTGTTTAGCCCTGAACGCGCGCGCAGCCACTTTGGCGTTTTGTCTGGTGGCGAGCGTGCGCGAGTGCAACTCGCCTGTCTGTTTAGTCAGCCAGCGAACGTACTGGTGATGGATGAACCGACCAATGATTTGGATATGGAGACCCTCGAATTACTTGAGAGTTTATTGGTAGAGTTTAGCGGCACGGTCTTGTTAGTTAGCCATGATCGCTCCTTTGTTGACAGTGTTGCGAGTAGCTGCCTGTTATTTGAAGGTAACGGTCAGATCAGTGAGCATGTCGGTGGCTATACTGAGGTGTCAAATTATGTGGCGCGTCGCGCTGTTCAAGAAAAGTCGGCCGCTGCAAGCAAAAACACTGCGCCGGTGGCGTCTAGCAATACCACTTCGGCAGCACCGGCAGCTAAAGTCCGCAAACTCAGCTATAAAGATCAGCGTGAGCTAGACGGCCTGCCGGCAATGATAGAAAAGCTAGAAACGAAAATTGCCAAGCTCGGAGAAGTCACGGGCGACCCTGCTTTTTATCAGCAGGACGCTCTTAAAGTGACGGAGACTCTAGATCAGCTTAGCAACGTGCAGCTCGAGCTCGATGAGTGCATGGCGCGCTGGATGGAGTTGGCTGAGTAG
- a CDS encoding S-methyl-5'-thioinosine phosphorylase, with translation MSKTIAVIGGTGLCDWPGAEVLDESQVETVYGAPSALLQRIRYEGAEFLFLARHGKGHQIPPHAINYRANIAALKKVGVDALVSVNAVGGISERFVTGVIAIPNQINDYTWGREHTFFDGENGKVEHIDFSFPYSQDLRSRLANAAVDANIAFEDYGVYAVTQGPRLETAAEINRLARDGNDIVGMTAMPEASLAREAGIEYASVALVVNPGAGLSENIITMEDIQTVIDTGMLQVKSILAHCIADY, from the coding sequence ATGAGTAAAACAATTGCAGTGATCGGCGGTACTGGTTTGTGCGACTGGCCGGGCGCGGAAGTTCTGGATGAGTCACAGGTAGAGACAGTATATGGCGCGCCGAGCGCACTGCTGCAGCGCATTCGTTACGAGGGTGCTGAGTTTTTGTTTTTGGCACGGCATGGTAAAGGTCATCAAATTCCTCCCCATGCCATTAATTACCGCGCAAACATCGCGGCATTAAAAAAAGTCGGGGTTGATGCGCTGGTATCGGTAAATGCAGTCGGTGGGATTAGTGAGCGGTTTGTGACTGGCGTAATCGCGATTCCAAATCAGATTAACGATTATACTTGGGGGCGCGAGCACACCTTTTTCGATGGTGAAAACGGTAAGGTCGAGCACATTGATTTTAGCTTTCCCTACAGTCAAGACTTGCGTTCGCGCTTGGCGAATGCCGCAGTAGATGCCAATATTGCATTTGAAGATTATGGCGTCTATGCGGTCACGCAGGGACCGCGTTTAGAGACGGCCGCGGAGATAAATCGTCTGGCGCGTGACGGTAACGATATTGTCGGAATGACAGCGATGCCCGAAGCAAGCTTAGCGCGTGAGGCGGGTATAGAATACGCCTCAGTCGCACTGGTAGTGAACCCGGGTGCTGGCCTCAGTGAAAACATCATCACTATGGAAGATATTCAGACTGTCATTGATACTGGCATGCTGCAGGTCAAATCTATTTTGGCGCACTGCATCGCGGATTATTGA
- a CDS encoding universal stress protein: protein MPNYKRILAAIDLSDETEAVLDRAVAVASSDKAELHLVHVVEPLNLAYGGDIPMDFSSVQEQLQTQAEEALYKYAKHANIPTERCHLLSGRPDSQLHELSETLNADLIIVGSHGRKGLALILGSTANGVLHGATCDVLAVRVGQSK from the coding sequence GTGCCAAATTATAAACGCATACTTGCCGCGATAGACCTATCTGACGAGACCGAAGCGGTACTAGACCGAGCGGTTGCAGTAGCCTCAAGTGACAAGGCGGAGTTGCATCTAGTACACGTGGTAGAGCCATTGAATTTAGCGTACGGCGGCGATATACCCATGGATTTTTCCAGCGTCCAAGAGCAGTTGCAAACTCAAGCTGAAGAGGCGCTCTACAAATATGCTAAACACGCCAACATCCCCACGGAACGCTGCCACCTTTTAAGTGGCCGCCCCGACTCTCAGCTGCATGAACTTAGTGAGACCCTAAACGCCGACCTCATCATCGTTGGCAGCCACGGCCGCAAGGGTCTCGCACTAATACTGGGCTCAACCGCTAACGGCGTGCTGCACGGCGCCACCTGCGATGTATTAGCCGTGCGGGTGGGGCAAAGCAAGTAA
- a CDS encoding CsiV family protein: MNTLHRRPLYCCSFTALLAVVMLAFSGVAMSQNDSRFHVDLVVFANNDQSSQYEEDWPDNLHLRYPRNWLRIDNSGSTLQKVDYMDPEFEKAFNSLRLSSRYKPLMQASWQQDLRSRKQAPAILIQGGKQYGSHYQLEGYIRVAVERYLHLDTNLWMTSFGNTAGNYYLPRQPLSFNEPEEEPVFVDESFESSPEYAEFLKQNPSYLSADNQAQTAGQSNAEPIDQIVVMKQQRRMRSDELHFIDHPRFGAIIKITKIQAAPASSEASLDKGAQ; encoded by the coding sequence ATGAACACACTTCATCGACGCCCACTTTATTGCTGTTCATTTACTGCTTTACTAGCGGTGGTAATGCTAGCATTTAGCGGCGTGGCAATGAGCCAGAACGACTCGCGCTTTCACGTTGACCTGGTGGTATTCGCAAATAACGATCAATCCAGTCAATACGAGGAAGACTGGCCGGATAATCTTCACCTCCGCTATCCACGAAATTGGCTGCGTATCGATAATAGTGGCAGTACGCTTCAGAAAGTCGACTATATGGATCCAGAGTTTGAGAAAGCATTCAACTCCCTGCGCCTGTCATCACGTTACAAACCGCTAATGCAAGCAAGTTGGCAGCAAGACTTACGCTCGCGAAAGCAAGCGCCAGCCATTCTCATTCAGGGTGGCAAACAATACGGTAGTCACTATCAACTAGAAGGCTATATACGTGTTGCGGTAGAACGCTATCTCCACCTAGATACTAATTTATGGATGACTAGCTTTGGTAACACGGCTGGCAACTATTACCTTCCGCGCCAGCCATTGAGCTTTAACGAACCAGAAGAAGAACCCGTTTTCGTCGACGAAAGTTTCGAGTCCAGCCCTGAATACGCAGAGTTTCTAAAACAAAACCCCAGCTATTTATCAGCGGACAATCAGGCACAGACGGCGGGCCAAAGTAATGCCGAGCCGATAGATCAAATAGTTGTAATGAAGCAGCAGCGAAGGATGCGGAGCGACGAGCTGCATTTTATTGACCATCCGCGATTTGGCGCCATCATAAAAATCACTAAGATCCAAGCCGCCCCAGCTAGCAGTGAGGCGAGCTTAGATAAAGGCGCTCAATAA
- a CDS encoding DUF1653 domain-containing protein, with amino-acid sequence MVKTPQESLVPGRYRHYKGGEYYVYEVATHSETEELVVVYRPLYGEAALWVRPLAMFVEVIEFEGESRARFEFVSPADGSSL; translated from the coding sequence ATGGTTAAGACACCTCAGGAAAGCCTCGTGCCGGGTCGCTACCGCCACTACAAAGGTGGTGAATACTATGTTTATGAGGTCGCGACTCACAGCGAGACCGAAGAATTAGTTGTTGTTTATCGACCGTTATATGGCGAGGCTGCCCTCTGGGTCAGGCCGCTGGCAATGTTTGTCGAAGTTATTGAATTTGAAGGGGAATCTCGGGCGAGATTTGAGTTTGTTAGCCCTGCTGATGGGTCGAGTTTGTAG
- a CDS encoding DUF6763 family protein — MATIRPQVGCWYKEIETGQLFEVVAVDDDSDSVEAQLIDGELSQYDMDSWDLLNLDMVEEPEDWRNAFELSDDDYRFLDDTMVPERWNPLSEIESDIVNGITDEY; from the coding sequence ATGGCGACAATAAGACCCCAAGTTGGTTGTTGGTACAAGGAAATTGAGACCGGCCAACTATTTGAAGTAGTCGCCGTCGACGACGACAGCGATTCAGTAGAAGCCCAGCTAATAGACGGCGAGCTCAGTCAATACGATATGGATAGTTGGGATCTGCTCAATTTAGATATGGTGGAAGAACCCGAAGATTGGCGAAACGCATTTGAATTAAGCGATGACGATTACCGATTCTTAGATGACACCATGGTCCCCGAGAGATGGAACCCATTGTCAGAAATTGAATCAGATATCGTAAATGGCATAACCGACGAGTATTAA
- a CDS encoding mechanosensitive ion channel family protein, which translates to MLEQWWTNFQPEEYPWLGDVFVLVLILLSLNLVLGRLIAHLEIKFQKTHNLWDDALLAASRRPALLMIWAVGGSHILEMIGKSTDAEVFSALDSLRAVGVVLILAWFLVSLVRQVELGLLSEEYTTKDEPIDQTTVMALGKLVRSAVIIVSALMVLQNLGYSISGVLAFGGIGGIAVGFAAKDLLANFFGGLMVYLDRPFSVGDWVRSPDKNIEGTVENIGWRQTRIRTFDQRPLYVPNATFSQISVENPSRMLNRRIYETIGVRYQDAAVVPAIINQVREMLENHADIDLGKTLIVNFNQYNASSLDFFIYTFTKTTKWVEYHKIKQDVLLKVLDIIHGLGADVAFPTTTIKLDPISIEKAPERNMEQ; encoded by the coding sequence ATGCTGGAGCAGTGGTGGACTAATTTTCAGCCGGAGGAATATCCCTGGCTGGGTGACGTGTTCGTATTGGTACTTATTTTACTAAGTTTGAATCTAGTGCTCGGTCGATTGATTGCGCATCTCGAAATTAAATTTCAAAAAACACACAATCTATGGGATGACGCCTTATTAGCGGCTTCTCGGCGGCCGGCTTTGTTAATGATTTGGGCGGTCGGCGGCAGTCATATACTGGAGATGATTGGCAAGTCTACTGATGCGGAAGTTTTCTCGGCGTTAGATTCACTGCGTGCGGTGGGCGTGGTCTTGATTTTGGCTTGGTTCTTGGTGTCACTGGTTAGGCAGGTAGAGTTGGGTCTTTTGTCTGAGGAGTACACGACGAAAGATGAGCCTATAGATCAAACTACAGTCATGGCCTTAGGTAAGTTGGTGCGTTCTGCGGTGATTATCGTATCGGCGCTGATGGTGCTGCAAAACCTTGGCTACAGTATTTCTGGGGTGCTGGCCTTTGGCGGTATTGGTGGTATTGCGGTTGGTTTTGCCGCAAAAGATTTATTGGCAAATTTTTTCGGCGGTTTGATGGTGTATTTAGATCGTCCTTTTTCAGTCGGTGACTGGGTGCGCTCGCCGGATAAAAACATAGAGGGGACGGTGGAAAATATCGGATGGCGGCAAACTCGAATTCGGACCTTTGATCAGCGTCCACTCTATGTTCCCAATGCCACCTTTTCTCAGATTTCGGTAGAAAATCCGTCACGGATGTTGAATAGGCGCATTTATGAAACCATTGGTGTACGTTATCAGGACGCTGCCGTGGTGCCCGCCATTATCAATCAAGTACGAGAAATGCTGGAAAATCACGCTGACATTGATTTAGGGAAGACGCTGATCGTAAATTTCAATCAGTATAATGCCTCGTCTTTAGACTTTTTTATCTACACCTTTACCAAAACCACTAAGTGGGTTGAATATCATAAGATCAAGCAGGATGTATTGCTGAAAGTTCTCGATATTATCCACGGTTTAGGGGCGGATGTTGCATTCCCAACGACCACTATTAAGCTAGATCCTATTTCGATTGAAAAGGCGCCAGAGCGCAATATGGAGCAGTAA
- the topA gene encoding type I DNA topoisomerase, whose translation MGKSLVIVESPAKAKTINKYLGNDFIVKSSIGHIRDLPTSGSSKATPVDAKQRAKAAALTRKMSPEEKEIHKKTKAREQLVGRMGIDPDNDWKARYEILPGKEKVVNELKKLAENADTIYLATDLDREGEAIAWHLREAIGGDDSRYKRVVFNEITKKAIKAAFEKPTELDIDRVNAQQARRFLDRVVGYMVSPLLWAKVARGLSAGRVQSVAVRLVVDREKEIRAFIPDEYWQIHTDNESASGKLRLEVKKQAGENFRPDNETDAMAAASALKGGEFKVSAREDKPTKSHPGAPYITSTLQQAASTRLGFGVKKTMMMAQRLYEAGYITYMRTDSTNLSADAVTACREYISSNFAKSYLPESPRSYSSKEGAQEAHEAIRPSDVTVEPSQLAGMERDAERLYTLIWRQFLACQMASADFTSTSITVTSGVFELRTRGRVVRFDGFMKVQPPGVAKKEDDQELPDVKVGERLDLLKVDPSQHFTKPSPRYSEAALVKELEKRGIGRPSTYASIISTIQDRGYVKVENRRFYAEKMGDIVTDRLVESFSNLLDYSFTARMEELLDAVASGDKNWKILLNEFYVDFRKTLEAAGASEEGMRQNAPTGTDIPCPNCGRDMQIRTASTGVFLGCSGYALPPKERCKQTINLVSADDFVSIDNEDDEAESKLLLTKKRCKLCNTAMDSYVIDASRKLHICGNNPDCSGHEIEEGSFKVKGYEGPLIECDKCGLDMQLKTGRFGKYFGCTGEECKNTRKLLRSGEAAPPKMDPVPMPELKCEKVDDHYILRDGAAGLFLAASGFPRNRETRAPLVKEILPHRAEIDEKYAFLFDAPVKDKEGRDSVIRYSRKTKEQYVQTEVDGKPSGWSAFFENGKWVVRAKAAKKPVKKVAKKAAPKAKPAK comes from the coding sequence ATGGGCAAATCTTTAGTTATTGTGGAGTCGCCAGCGAAGGCGAAGACCATTAACAAGTATCTGGGCAACGACTTTATCGTTAAGTCCAGTATTGGCCATATCCGCGATTTACCGACGAGCGGTAGCAGTAAAGCCACGCCGGTTGACGCTAAGCAGCGTGCAAAGGCGGCGGCGCTGACCCGCAAAATGTCCCCAGAAGAAAAAGAAATTCATAAAAAGACCAAGGCCCGCGAACAGTTGGTCGGGCGTATGGGTATAGACCCAGATAACGACTGGAAGGCGCGCTACGAAATATTGCCTGGTAAGGAAAAGGTTGTTAACGAGCTCAAAAAGCTTGCTGAAAACGCCGACACCATTTACCTCGCAACGGATTTGGATCGCGAGGGAGAAGCTATCGCATGGCATTTACGCGAAGCCATTGGTGGCGACGATAGTCGTTACAAGCGAGTGGTCTTTAATGAGATCACCAAAAAAGCGATTAAAGCTGCATTTGAAAAGCCCACCGAGCTCGATATCGACCGGGTTAACGCCCAGCAGGCTAGACGTTTTCTAGACCGTGTGGTCGGCTATATGGTGTCGCCGCTGCTGTGGGCAAAAGTCGCACGGGGGCTTTCCGCTGGGCGCGTACAATCGGTTGCGGTGCGCTTGGTTGTGGATCGCGAAAAGGAAATCAGGGCTTTTATACCCGACGAATATTGGCAGATTCATACTGACAATGAATCCGCGTCGGGAAAATTGCGTCTAGAAGTGAAGAAGCAGGCCGGCGAGAATTTTCGGCCCGATAACGAAACCGACGCCATGGCCGCGGCGTCAGCATTAAAGGGGGGGGAGTTCAAAGTCAGTGCCCGTGAGGATAAACCGACTAAGAGCCATCCCGGCGCGCCATACATCACCTCTACGCTACAGCAGGCTGCCAGTACTAGGCTTGGCTTTGGGGTCAAAAAGACCATGATGATGGCTCAGCGGCTTTATGAGGCCGGTTACATCACCTATATGCGTACTGACTCAACCAACTTGAGTGCAGACGCGGTGACCGCGTGTCGAGAATATATTTCATCAAATTTTGCAAAAAGCTATTTGCCGGAATCGCCGCGCTCATATTCGAGTAAAGAGGGCGCGCAGGAGGCGCATGAAGCGATCCGCCCTTCGGACGTGACGGTTGAACCAAGCCAATTGGCGGGTATGGAGCGTGATGCAGAGCGCTTATATACATTGATTTGGCGTCAATTTCTGGCCTGCCAGATGGCGTCTGCTGATTTTACTAGCACGTCAATCACCGTCACCTCAGGGGTTTTTGAGCTCCGCACCCGCGGCCGGGTAGTGCGCTTCGATGGTTTTATGAAAGTACAGCCGCCAGGTGTTGCCAAGAAAGAAGACGACCAAGAGCTACCCGATGTCAAAGTGGGCGAACGTCTAGATTTGTTAAAAGTAGACCCTAGTCAGCACTTTACCAAACCTTCGCCGCGTTATTCAGAAGCCGCCTTGGTGAAAGAATTAGAAAAACGCGGTATTGGACGACCATCTACTTACGCTTCCATTATTTCAACCATTCAGGATCGTGGTTACGTTAAAGTTGAAAATAGACGTTTCTACGCTGAAAAAATGGGCGATATCGTTACTGATCGTCTGGTTGAGAGCTTTAGCAATCTCTTGGATTATAGCTTCACCGCGCGTATGGAAGAGCTGCTCGACGCCGTCGCCTCAGGCGATAAGAATTGGAAAATACTGCTAAACGAGTTTTACGTTGATTTCCGCAAAACCTTAGAGGCAGCAGGGGCGAGTGAAGAGGGGATGCGTCAAAACGCACCCACTGGCACTGATATACCTTGTCCAAATTGCGGCCGTGACATGCAAATTCGAACCGCCAGTACCGGGGTGTTTTTGGGATGTTCCGGTTATGCGCTGCCGCCTAAAGAGCGCTGCAAACAGACCATAAACTTGGTGTCTGCTGATGATTTTGTCAGTATTGACAACGAGGATGACGAAGCCGAATCGAAGCTCTTGCTGACTAAAAAGCGCTGCAAATTGTGTAATACCGCAATGGACAGCTACGTTATTGACGCGTCACGCAAGCTCCATATTTGCGGTAATAACCCCGATTGCTCTGGCCATGAAATTGAAGAAGGTAGCTTTAAGGTTAAGGGCTACGAAGGTCCGCTTATTGAGTGCGATAAGTGCGGCTTAGATATGCAGTTGAAAACCGGGCGCTTTGGTAAGTACTTTGGTTGCACTGGTGAGGAGTGTAAAAACACTCGTAAATTGCTTCGCAGTGGGGAGGCCGCGCCACCAAAAATGGACCCGGTTCCCATGCCTGAGCTGAAATGCGAGAAAGTCGACGACCATTATATTTTACGTGATGGCGCGGCCGGACTGTTCCTTGCCGCCAGCGGTTTTCCGCGTAACCGGGAAACTCGTGCGCCGCTGGTGAAAGAAATTTTACCGCATCGTGCGGAGATCGATGAGAAGTACGCCTTTCTTTTTGATGCGCCAGTTAAGGATAAAGAAGGCCGCGACAGCGTGATTCGTTATAGCCGCAAGACCAAAGAACAATATGTGCAAACCGAAGTAGATGGTAAGCCCTCCGGTTGGTCAGCCTTCTTTGAAAACGGTAAGTGGGTAGTGCGCGCAAAAGCGGCTAAGAAACCTGTTAAGAAAGTGGCAAAGAAAGCAGCCCCAAAAGCTAAACCAGCAAAATAA